The following proteins are encoded in a genomic region of Leptospira fainei serovar Hurstbridge str. BUT 6:
- the rplE gene encoding 50S ribosomal protein L5, whose amino-acid sequence MAARLKEKYGKEIVPALQKQYSFESVMQVPRLEKIVLNVGMGEAHTNPKALEAAVEEMALITGQRPVKTKAKKSIAGFKLREGMSLGATVTLRGNYMYEFLDRLVNVALPRVRDFKGVSEKGFDGRGNYNFSIKEQIIFPEIKVDKINTIYGMNMTFVTNTKSDAEAHSLLVAFGMPFRNLK is encoded by the coding sequence ATGGCAGCGAGACTTAAGGAAAAATACGGGAAAGAAATCGTTCCCGCACTCCAAAAGCAGTACAGCTTCGAATCTGTAATGCAAGTGCCCCGCCTCGAGAAGATTGTTCTTAACGTGGGTATGGGAGAAGCGCATACGAATCCAAAAGCGCTTGAAGCTGCAGTTGAGGAAATGGCTTTGATTACCGGACAGCGTCCTGTGAAAACCAAGGCTAAGAAATCCATCGCGGGATTTAAATTGCGCGAAGGGATGAGTCTCGGCGCAACCGTTACTCTTCGCGGGAACTATATGTATGAGTTCCTAGACCGCCTAGTGAATGTCGCTCTACCTCGGGTTCGCGACTTCAAAGGAGTTTCCGAAAAGGGTTTTGATGGCCGCGGAAATTACAACTTTAGCATCAAAGAACAGATCATTTTTCCAGAGATCAAAGTAGATAAGATTAACACGATCTATGGAATGAACATGACCTTCGTAACGAATACTAAAAGCGACGCGGAAGCACATAGCCTACTTGTCGCGTTCGGTATGCCGTTCCGGAACCTGAAATAA
- the rplX gene encoding 50S ribosomal protein L24, whose translation MSKLAYRGSEYTKFKSVKLHKDDEVVVIAGKEKGKRGKILVIDKKRDRVVVEGLNKRKRFLRPTQENPQGGIVEVEAPMHISNVMFYDSKKKKGVRVGFQESKGKKVRVARPDGKEI comes from the coding sequence ATGTCTAAGCTGGCATATCGGGGTTCCGAATATACTAAGTTTAAATCCGTTAAGCTCCACAAAGACGACGAAGTTGTCGTTATCGCTGGAAAAGAAAAAGGCAAACGCGGAAAAATCCTGGTTATCGACAAGAAGCGAGATCGCGTCGTTGTCGAAGGATTGAATAAACGTAAGCGCTTCCTAAGACCTACTCAAGAGAATCCTCAGGGTGGAATCGTAGAAGTCGAAGCGCCGATGCATATTTCTAACGTTATGTTCTACGACTCCAAAAAGAAAAAGGGAGTTCGCGTGGGATTTCAAGAAAGTAAAGGCAAAAAAGTCCGCGTAGCAAGACCGGACGGGAAAGAGATCTAA
- the rplN gene encoding 50S ribosomal protein L14 translates to MIQQETILQVADNSGIKRVMCIKVLGGSKKRYASVGDEIIVAVKDAQPAYGLKDSTGKKVHNKAVQRAVVVRTKKEIRRPDGSYIRFDDNAVAIIDDKGNPKGTRIFGPVARELRDKKYAKIISLAPEVL, encoded by the coding sequence ATGATCCAACAGGAAACCATCCTCCAAGTAGCCGACAACTCCGGGATCAAGAGAGTTATGTGTATCAAGGTCCTCGGGGGCTCAAAGAAACGGTATGCATCCGTCGGAGACGAAATCATCGTCGCCGTTAAGGATGCACAACCGGCTTACGGGCTAAAGGATTCCACGGGGAAAAAGGTCCACAACAAGGCCGTACAACGTGCCGTAGTTGTTCGCACTAAAAAGGAAATTCGTCGTCCCGACGGTTCCTATATCAGATTCGACGATAACGCGGTAGCGATTATCGACGATAAGGGGAACCCGAAAGGTACTCGGATTTTTGGACCGGTCGCTCGCGAGCTCCGGGACAAGAAATACGCTAAGATCATCTCCCTAGCTCCGGAGGTTCTATAA
- the rpsQ gene encoding 30S ribosomal protein S17 translates to METAKKSVKKSLLSEGKVVSTAMEKTLVMVVETRKTHPRFKKIVRRTVKMKVHDEKNECQVGDRILAIETRPLSREKRHRLFKIVEKAK, encoded by the coding sequence ATGGAAACAGCAAAGAAGTCCGTTAAAAAATCCCTTCTAAGCGAAGGTAAGGTCGTAAGCACCGCCATGGAAAAAACCCTGGTGATGGTCGTAGAGACTCGCAAGACTCACCCAAGATTCAAGAAGATCGTGCGCAGAACCGTTAAGATGAAAGTTCACGATGAGAAAAATGAGTGCCAAGTGGGAGACAGGATTCTGGCGATTGAAACCCGTCCACTCTCTCGCGAAAAGCGCCACCGTCTATTTAAGATCGTAGAAAAGGCAAAGTAA
- the rpmC gene encoding 50S ribosomal protein L29 has protein sequence MKKVKLHELKDVEILAQIEDARKVIRTARFQYGVARSLENPKVIANAKKKIARLLTIKRERALAATPGANKVRRFSRSTRKEQNRAKSNGAAKLAAKAKN, from the coding sequence ATGAAAAAGGTCAAACTGCACGAACTGAAAGACGTCGAAATTTTGGCTCAAATAGAAGATGCTCGTAAGGTAATTCGTACCGCGCGCTTTCAATACGGAGTCGCGCGTTCTCTTGAAAATCCGAAAGTTATCGCTAACGCTAAGAAAAAGATCGCGCGCCTTTTAACAATTAAAAGGGAACGTGCGCTTGCTGCGACTCCAGGTGCAAATAAAGTGCGTCGTTTCTCTCGTTCGACTCGTAAAGAGCAGAATCGTGCGAAGTCGAACGGTGCGGCTAAATTGGCTGCAAAGGCTAAGAACTGA
- the rplP gene encoding 50S ribosomal protein L16 yields the protein MLSPKRVKFRKRQRGRLKGTDERGSKVSFGEYGLKAITSGRLTARQIEAARITINRQVKRGGKLWIRIFPHLPITKKPAETRMGKGKGNPEFWIAEIRPGRILFEMSGIDEASAKKALDLAAYKLPVQTEFVKRSVL from the coding sequence ATGTTATCACCGAAAAGAGTTAAGTTCAGGAAGAGACAAAGGGGACGGCTCAAGGGAACCGATGAACGCGGTTCCAAAGTTTCCTTCGGCGAATACGGCCTCAAGGCCATTACGTCCGGCCGCCTGACCGCCCGCCAAATCGAGGCGGCGCGTATTACCATCAACCGCCAAGTGAAACGAGGCGGAAAACTTTGGATCAGGATTTTTCCGCATCTCCCCATTACCAAGAAGCCGGCAGAAACCCGGATGGGAAAGGGAAAGGGAAATCCGGAATTCTGGATCGCAGAGATTCGTCCAGGTCGTATTTTATTCGAAATGAGCGGCATCGATGAAGCTTCCGCTAAGAAGGCGTTGGATTTGGCCGCTTATAAGTTGCCGGTTCAAACCGAATTCGTGAAGAGGTCGGTATTATGA
- the rpsC gene encoding 30S ribosomal protein S3 — translation MGQKVNPIGLRIGITRGWDSIWFSQQDYRKNLHEDIRIRRFIQNRFREAGVVKVVVERFPEKINVNLHTAKPGVVIGKNGANIEAVKKVIKTMSEKPLNLNIIEVKKPETIAQCIAESIAIQIEERQPFRRVMKQELRRAMRGGVEGIKIMISGRLNGADMARREHYREGRIPLHTLRAKIDLGFREASTTFGQIGVKVWTYTGDFISNKDESEEDKYAVKRRTN, via the coding sequence ATGGGACAGAAAGTTAACCCAATCGGACTTCGTATCGGAATTACCCGCGGATGGGATTCCATCTGGTTTTCTCAACAAGATTATAGAAAAAATCTTCACGAGGACATTCGGATCCGTCGTTTCATTCAAAATCGTTTCCGCGAAGCCGGAGTCGTGAAGGTGGTCGTTGAGCGTTTTCCTGAGAAAATCAACGTAAACTTGCACACGGCAAAACCGGGCGTAGTGATCGGTAAGAACGGTGCAAATATCGAAGCCGTTAAGAAAGTCATCAAAACGATGAGCGAAAAACCTCTTAACTTGAATATTATCGAAGTTAAGAAACCGGAAACCATCGCTCAATGTATTGCCGAATCCATCGCAATTCAAATCGAAGAACGTCAACCGTTCCGTCGCGTAATGAAGCAAGAACTTCGTCGCGCAATGAGAGGCGGGGTTGAAGGAATCAAAATCATGATTTCCGGACGTTTGAACGGGGCCGATATGGCGCGTCGCGAACATTATCGCGAAGGTAGAATTCCTTTACATACTTTACGGGCAAAAATCGATTTAGGTTTCCGTGAAGCTAGTACGACTTTCGGACAAATCGGAGTGAAGGTTTGGACCTACACCGGAGATTTTATCTCTAATAAAGACGAGTCGGAAGAAGACAAATACGCGGTTAAGAGAAGGACCAACTGA
- the rplV gene encoding 50S ribosomal protein L22, translating to MEAVAVARFIRMSPRKLRLVADEIRGYEVAEALDILKYTNKRAIEPIFKLIKSASANAVVKNESAQPGKMFIKKILVDEGPILKRFRPRARGRAARIRKRTSHVTVVISD from the coding sequence ATGGAAGCCGTAGCCGTAGCAAGATTTATCCGGATGTCTCCTCGGAAACTCCGTCTCGTCGCCGACGAAATTCGGGGATACGAAGTTGCGGAAGCTTTAGATATCCTAAAATATACGAATAAGAGAGCAATCGAGCCTATCTTCAAGCTGATCAAATCGGCGTCTGCAAACGCAGTCGTAAAGAATGAAAGCGCGCAGCCCGGCAAGATGTTCATTAAAAAGATTCTCGTGGATGAAGGCCCGATTCTAAAGCGCTTTCGGCCTCGTGCTCGCGGACGTGCGGCAAGAATCCGCAAGAGAACTAGCCACGTAACAGTGGTAATCTCGGACTAA
- the rpsS gene encoding 30S ribosomal protein S19, with the protein MMRSSKKGPFIDSHLMSKVIKLNSENQKKPFKTWSRRSTIFPDMIGHTIMVHNGNKFIPVYINDNMVGHKLGEFAPTRTYRGHGNTDKKAGKK; encoded by the coding sequence ATCATGAGATCCTCAAAAAAAGGTCCGTTCATCGACAGCCACCTTATGAGCAAGGTGATCAAGCTGAACTCCGAGAACCAAAAGAAACCTTTCAAAACCTGGTCGCGCAGAAGCACGATTTTTCCGGACATGATCGGACATACGATTATGGTGCATAACGGAAACAAATTCATTCCGGTATATATCAATGACAATATGGTCGGACATAAATTGGGAGAATTCGCTCCAACTCGCACCTATCGTGGTCATGGAAATACGGATAAAAAGGCCGGTAAGAAATAA
- the rplB gene encoding 50S ribosomal protein L2 has protein sequence MGIKKFKPVTSASRFKSVLDFKELTETEPYRPLTISLSYKAGRGEGGKIAVRRKGGRVKRKYRIIDFKRRKVGIPATVKTVEYDPYRSAFISLICYTDGEYAYILNAEGMKVGDKISSGDTAEIKLGNALPLGKIPPGTNVHNIELKIGKGGQIARTAGSFATIAGRDGDYMLLKLPSSEVRKVHHNCYATIGICSNKDHNLVSIGKAGRNRWLGKRPKVRGVVMNPVDHPHGGGEGRTSGGRHPVTPWGIPTKGYKTRRKAKPSDKFIVQKRKGNRSR, from the coding sequence ATGGGAATTAAGAAATTCAAACCCGTTACTTCCGCAAGCCGTTTCAAATCCGTTCTTGATTTTAAAGAACTGACTGAAACCGAGCCGTACAGACCTCTCACCATCTCACTCAGCTATAAAGCCGGTAGAGGAGAGGGCGGAAAAATCGCCGTTCGCCGTAAAGGTGGAAGAGTTAAGCGTAAATACCGTATTATCGATTTTAAACGTCGTAAAGTAGGTATTCCCGCTACCGTCAAGACCGTTGAATACGATCCTTACCGTTCAGCATTCATTTCTTTGATTTGCTATACGGACGGTGAATATGCATACATCTTGAATGCGGAAGGCATGAAAGTCGGCGATAAGATTTCTTCCGGTGATACCGCGGAAATCAAGCTAGGGAACGCTCTTCCATTAGGAAAGATTCCACCCGGCACAAACGTTCATAATATAGAATTAAAAATCGGAAAAGGCGGACAAATCGCTCGTACTGCCGGCTCGTTTGCTACGATTGCCGGTCGCGACGGAGATTATATGCTTCTGAAGCTTCCGAGCTCCGAAGTTCGTAAGGTTCACCATAACTGTTACGCGACGATCGGAATCTGCAGTAATAAAGATCATAACCTAGTATCGATCGGTAAAGCCGGTCGGAACAGATGGTTAGGAAAACGTCCTAAAGTTCGGGGAGTCGTTATGAACCCCGTCGATCACCCGCATGGTGGCGGGGAAGGGCGCACATCCGGTGGTCGTCATCCGGTTACTCCTTGGGGTATTCCTACTAAGGGGTATAAGACTCGTCGTAAAGCTAAACCTTCCGACAAGTTCATCGTACAGAAGAGAAAGGGAAATAGGAGCAGGTAA
- a CDS encoding 50S ribosomal protein L23: MNLHEVILSPVVTEKSQDLETIGEKAGKRTVKYTVEIHPRANKTLVKEAFRKIYNVVPSSVNIQVYRGKVKRFRHLPAPKAHWKKAIVTFRDGASIDFGKEV, translated from the coding sequence ATGAACCTACACGAAGTTATTCTTTCACCTGTCGTTACCGAAAAGTCTCAAGATCTTGAGACGATCGGAGAAAAAGCCGGCAAGAGAACCGTTAAGTATACCGTTGAAATTCATCCTAGAGCGAACAAAACTCTAGTGAAGGAAGCTTTTCGCAAGATATACAATGTAGTTCCTTCCTCGGTGAATATTCAGGTTTATCGTGGAAAAGTAAAACGTTTCCGCCATTTACCCGCTCCTAAAGCTCATTGGAAGAAGGCAATCGTCACCTTCCGTGACGGAGCGAGCATTGATTTTGGAAAGGAAGTGTAA
- the rplD gene encoding 50S ribosomal protein L4 → MKAQKYSKEGKLLSEIELPAAVFESKYSSGAIYDAIKAENANLRSGNHHTKTRAEVSGGGKKPWAQKGTGRARQGSIRAPQWVGGGTVHGPRTRDYSYKISPKVKRRAVLSILNKKAQGAAIKVVEDLDPKEFSTKAFATLFNNIGLKNTGVIGFVVGGESEFVKKSVRNIPTVKYINSKRISIRDILYNRNLVITEAALGEILKHYGEGK, encoded by the coding sequence ATGAAAGCACAGAAGTACTCAAAAGAAGGAAAGCTGCTCTCGGAAATCGAATTGCCTGCGGCAGTTTTCGAATCCAAGTATAGCAGCGGAGCGATCTACGATGCCATCAAGGCTGAGAACGCTAACCTACGTTCCGGGAACCATCATACAAAAACCCGTGCGGAAGTTTCGGGCGGCGGTAAGAAACCCTGGGCCCAAAAAGGAACAGGCCGCGCTCGCCAAGGTTCCATTCGCGCTCCTCAATGGGTCGGCGGTGGTACAGTTCACGGACCGAGAACTAGGGACTATTCCTATAAAATTTCCCCGAAGGTAAAGCGTCGCGCTGTGCTTTCGATCCTGAATAAAAAAGCCCAAGGCGCAGCGATAAAAGTCGTCGAGGACTTGGATCCGAAGGAATTCAGCACGAAGGCATTTGCTACTTTGTTCAATAATATCGGATTAAAGAATACCGGAGTGATCGGGTTCGTCGTAGGTGGGGAGAGCGAGTTCGTTAAGAAATCGGTCCGGAACATTCCTACGGTGAAATACATCAATTCTAAGCGTATTTCGATTCGGGACATTCTTTATAATAGAAACCTGGTGATTACCGAGGCCGCGTTAGGCGAGATCCTCAAGCACTATGGGGAAGGTAAATAA
- the rplC gene encoding 50S ribosomal protein L3 yields the protein MAKGLIGKKIGMSQIFDEQGNIIPVTVLEVGPCAVSQVKSVEKDGYEAIQLAFQDDKEKHLSKAQKGHLVKAGLTPKRVLKEFRDFGDQPAPGAELKAQDVFAVADTVKVTGTSKGKGFQGVIKRYGHHGGPGAHGSRFHRHPGSMGSNTTPGRVFKGRKLPGRTGSDTKTVLNLKVVRIHEAENLVFVSGSVPGPANTIVTIEKI from the coding sequence ATGGCAAAGGGATTAATCGGTAAAAAGATAGGGATGTCCCAAATCTTCGACGAGCAAGGAAATATTATTCCTGTAACCGTCTTAGAGGTAGGTCCCTGCGCAGTTTCCCAAGTGAAGTCCGTCGAGAAAGACGGATACGAAGCGATTCAGTTGGCTTTTCAGGACGATAAAGAAAAACACCTGTCCAAAGCCCAAAAGGGACATTTGGTCAAGGCTGGACTGACTCCGAAGAGAGTGTTGAAGGAATTCCGGGATTTCGGCGATCAGCCTGCTCCTGGCGCGGAATTGAAAGCGCAAGATGTGTTTGCGGTTGCGGATACCGTTAAGGTAACCGGCACCAGCAAAGGAAAAGGTTTCCAAGGTGTGATTAAACGTTACGGACACCATGGAGGACCAGGCGCTCACGGTTCTCGTTTTCATAGACACCCAGGTTCAATGGGTTCCAACACGACACCAGGAAGGGTATTTAAAGGACGAAAACTCCCGGGCCGTACAGGTTCCGATACCAAAACTGTTCTGAATCTAAAAGTGGTTCGTATTCACGAAGCGGAAAATCTGGTATTTGTCAGCGGTTCCGTTCCGGGTCCAGCGAACACGATCGTAACCATCGAGAAGATATAA
- the rpsJ gene encoding 30S ribosomal protein S10, whose translation MAGQKIRVKLKAFDHKLIDQSTYEIVATAKRTGATVSGPIPLPTKKEIYTVLRSPHVNKKSREQFEMKTHKRLIDILDTNEDTVEALMKLQLPAGVSVDIKS comes from the coding sequence ATGGCTGGCCAAAAGATCAGAGTAAAGCTTAAAGCTTTCGATCATAAGTTGATCGACCAATCGACTTACGAGATAGTTGCCACTGCCAAAAGGACCGGAGCTACAGTCTCCGGTCCGATTCCTCTTCCAACGAAGAAGGAAATCTATACAGTGCTCCGTTCTCCTCACGTAAACAAAAAATCAAGAGAGCAGTTTGAGATGAAAACTCACAAGCGGCTCATCGACATCCTCGACACGAATGAAGATACGGTTGAAGCTCTGATGAAATTGCAGCTCCCGGCTGGCGTGTCTGTGGACATTAAATCCTAA